In one window of Candidatus Sulfuricurvum sp. RIFRC-1 DNA:
- the hisD gene encoding histidinol dehydrogenase produces MTLIHTNESNFETVFNELLGRGKMDMEHVSTIVKGLIDEIRSDGDDALIRHISKFDRWSPSSGTELRIDTNDMKRAYEALDPALKASLHLAYDRIRVYHEKQLPKSWFDTEANGTILGQKVTPVDRAGLYIPGGKAAYPSSLLMNVIPAQVAGVEHIVVTTPTPDNEPNELLLAACHLCGVSEVFKVGGASAIAAMAYGTATIPKVDVITGPGNIFVATAKKMVFGEVNIDMIAGPSEIGVLADDSANPVHIAIDLLSQAEHDEMASSILITPSQKFADACALEIENWLKKLPREEIARKSIEERAAIIVTDSMKEAVRLMNEIAPEHLEVATDNPFALLPSIKHAGAIFLGHYTPEAIGDYVAGPNHTLPTGGTAKFYSPLGVENFMKKSSIISFSRQAINEIGEACALIAHTEGLGAHEASVRCRLDK; encoded by the coding sequence ATGACACTAATCCATACGAATGAATCCAATTTTGAGACAGTCTTTAACGAACTACTAGGGCGTGGAAAGATGGATATGGAGCATGTCTCTACAATCGTTAAAGGGCTTATCGATGAGATACGTTCCGATGGCGATGATGCTTTGATCCGACACATCTCAAAATTCGATCGATGGAGCCCTTCTTCTGGTACGGAGTTACGTATCGATACCAATGATATGAAGCGTGCGTATGAGGCACTGGACCCGGCACTGAAAGCGTCTTTGCACTTGGCGTATGATCGTATCCGTGTTTATCATGAAAAACAGCTTCCAAAAAGCTGGTTCGATACCGAAGCTAACGGGACGATTTTAGGACAGAAAGTAACTCCGGTTGATCGTGCCGGGCTTTATATCCCCGGAGGAAAAGCGGCCTATCCGAGTTCATTATTGATGAACGTTATTCCTGCTCAGGTGGCAGGGGTTGAGCACATCGTCGTAACAACACCGACTCCTGATAATGAACCGAATGAGCTTCTTTTGGCGGCGTGCCATCTGTGCGGTGTGAGCGAAGTGTTCAAAGTGGGTGGCGCTAGCGCGATTGCGGCAATGGCGTATGGAACGGCAACGATTCCAAAAGTAGATGTGATTACGGGTCCCGGTAATATTTTTGTTGCAACGGCAAAAAAAATGGTCTTTGGCGAAGTAAACATTGATATGATCGCAGGTCCGAGCGAAATCGGTGTACTGGCGGATGATTCGGCGAATCCTGTACACATCGCGATCGATCTGCTTTCTCAGGCAGAGCATGATGAGATGGCGAGCTCAATTTTGATTACCCCGTCACAAAAATTTGCGGATGCCTGTGCCCTCGAGATTGAAAATTGGCTCAAAAAACTTCCTCGTGAAGAGATTGCCCGTAAATCGATCGAAGAGCGCGCCGCTATTATTGTAACCGATTCGATGAAAGAAGCGGTGCGTTTGATGAACGAGATAGCACCTGAACATCTCGAAGTAGCGACGGACAACCCTTTTGCTTTATTGCCGTCCATCAAACATGCAGGGGCGATCTTTTTAGGCCATTATACCCCTGAAGCGATCGGAGATTACGTTGCAGGGCCGAATCATACTCTCCCTACCGGTGGGACAGCGAAATTCTACTCACCGCTTGGGGTTGAGAATTTTATGAAAAAATCCTCCATCATCTCATTTTCACGTCAAGCGATCAATGAAATCGGTGAGGCGTGTGCCCTTATCGCTCATACCGAAGGGCTGGGTGCACACGAAGCATCGGTTCGCTGCCGCCTCGACAAATAA
- a CDS encoding 4Fe-4S dicluster domain-containing protein produces MQLGFLVDLRLCMGCKGCEIACKVENEVPLSTWRLRVKYVDVGTFPETKRTFTPLRCNHCANAPCERICPVSALHYLENGIVNIDKERCIGCAGCVMACPYGAIYIDPQTQTADKCTYCAHRVASSMMPSCVVACPVEANIFGDLDDPMSNISKYIQSHQGNVQVRKPEKGTFPHHYYVGGGNVTLNPLASFRGEGHNLFNNLKHLPIGGH; encoded by the coding sequence ATGCAATTAGGTTTCTTAGTAGACCTTCGCCTATGTATGGGGTGTAAGGGCTGTGAGATCGCATGTAAAGTGGAGAACGAAGTTCCGCTTAGTACATGGCGTCTACGTGTCAAATATGTTGATGTAGGAACATTCCCGGAGACGAAGCGGACATTTACACCGCTTCGCTGTAATCATTGTGCCAATGCACCGTGTGAACGTATTTGTCCCGTGAGTGCATTGCACTATCTTGAAAACGGTATTGTTAATATCGATAAAGAGCGCTGCATCGGATGTGCGGGCTGTGTTATGGCCTGTCCGTACGGTGCGATCTACATTGATCCTCAAACACAAACAGCCGATAAATGTACCTACTGTGCGCACCGTGTCGCGAGTTCGATGATGCCATCGTGTGTTGTCGCTTGTCCGGTTGAGGCCAATATCTTCGGTGATTTGGATGATCCGATGTCGAACATCAGTAAATACATCCAATCACACCAAGGAAACGTCCAAGTACGTAAACCGGAAAAAGGGACATTCCCTCACCACTATTACGTCGGTGGCGGCAATGTAACACTCAACCCGTTGGCATCGTTCCGTGGTGAAGGTCACAACCTTTTCAATAATCTTAAACATCTCCCTATAGGAGGGCACTAA
- the nrfD gene encoding NrfD/PsrC family molybdoenzyme membrane anchor subunit, translating to MVHETIAATNAVVVLDVALPGIVWGWIITMNMWAKSIGTGIIFLGFYLLKKHPEQTAFIRFPIVAISIVFIHIFLFFTVIDLHQMFRFWHIFFYPHLTSAITIGAWMATGFVGLLFGMAYAIYLKKDEVLYDKLLGWTVLLAVPVTLYTAGLMAQSTARELWQMPTESAQMILAALLAGTATMILLGGNKFSDAVKKDLAVVLGLAAAAAFILYMAELIFGSMKAEEVGATLEFIKGGEYTVMFWIGQVMAFLVPMALVCLSLKNQSYYLLKIAAVVALVGLWVTKHVWLVIPQLLNMS from the coding sequence ATGGTACACGAAACAATAGCGGCAACAAACGCGGTTGTAGTTCTTGACGTTGCTCTTCCGGGTATCGTTTGGGGTTGGATTATTACGATGAATATGTGGGCAAAAAGTATTGGGACGGGGATTATTTTCCTTGGGTTTTATTTGCTTAAGAAACATCCTGAGCAAACAGCCTTTATCCGTTTTCCGATAGTTGCGATTTCGATTGTATTTATCCATATTTTCTTGTTTTTTACGGTCATCGATTTGCACCAAATGTTCCGTTTCTGGCATATTTTCTTCTATCCTCATTTGACATCGGCGATTACGATCGGTGCGTGGATGGCAACCGGTTTCGTAGGATTGTTGTTTGGTATGGCATACGCAATCTACCTGAAAAAAGATGAAGTTTTGTATGACAAGCTCCTCGGATGGACCGTACTTCTTGCTGTTCCTGTAACGTTGTATACAGCAGGATTGATGGCGCAGTCAACGGCGCGTGAGTTATGGCAAATGCCGACGGAATCGGCGCAAATGATCTTGGCGGCTCTCCTTGCAGGAACGGCCACGATGATTCTTCTCGGCGGTAATAAATTCTCCGATGCGGTTAAAAAAGATTTGGCAGTTGTTTTGGGACTTGCGGCAGCAGCAGCATTTATCCTCTACATGGCTGAACTTATTTTCGGATCGATGAAAGCGGAAGAAGTCGGGGCAACTCTCGAGTTTATTAAAGGCGGCGAATATACCGTAATGTTCTGGATTGGACAAGTAATGGCATTCTTGGTACCGATGGCATTGGTATGTTTGAGCTTGAAAAACCAATCGTACTATTTGTTAAAAATTGCCGCAGTGGTTGCACTGGTCGGTTTGTGGGTAACGAAACACGTGTGGTTGGTTATTCCTCAATTGTTAAATATGAGCTAA
- a CDS encoding molybdopterin-dependent oxidoreductase, whose product MYLESRRTFLKGTALTVAGAAIAKGVFTVDAAAESVKESKFTNTPDSLSFYPPQDQWNHFQELSGVDWKRGGIDRHGVQSENNPDGIYVNDFMIVPTACSNCEASCGLTAWIDKKTFTVKKYMGNPLHPASRGRNCAKGYAVQSQMYDPDRIPFPLKRAPGSKRGEGKWIRTTWDEAMSTIGKKMADTIRKGDLLSKKSVMYHVGRPNENGFVPQIWETLGLDSYNSHTNICSSNGRTPTIWTANDDRTSPDWANAKLIFLNSSHAADAGHYFQQSASFIADARKKGAKLVVMDPRMSNSAGMSDLWIAAWPGTEAAIYLYLANRILSENMTDKKFVKKWFNWETLMNDSEHLNFMVEKGQITKLPADRSFESYMELLKDMYAPYTLEYAVKETHVPAYKLEKLYEMFIWAGDAISTYIWRAAAAGNRGAWMGGRSAYFCIGLRGAIGTEGGTFFHHWHVISVSGKGGSATVGQGISGADVPKVQAWNELTWPPEWPLSTYELSYLLPHLLSDTAWQKKWTDRGLTVPSKLAVYIPRMYNPVWINPDGFRWIEVLKNEEIMELTMNLSPVWSETNWYMDYVLPVGLAGERHDQHSEATMPARWTSFRQPVLRVALEKSGWKAKNPARATLEAHIKAGLGEVWEENEFWFQLCTDYIDPDGSLGIKKMWESKRNPGKTVTIAEWYDAAFGDNLPKLKETATNDPRYMNEEFPVYSYLRDYGVWMEEDKIFNAQERELKFEDGEVISHGHKFAAGTMSVGAGGVISAQDHHGKEKKIGIEIDGKKMEGFATLTKKLEFYTQWATDWHWREYAMPFYPRNEDEKNEYIHLVSHVNHKYMTEENSFALNTVFRLPYNIHTRSANSKHLMEISQNHDPIWISTKDAARLGFKRGDAIRVRIVDTVSGLEGGHFVAMAVPTEGVLPGTLACSHHGGRWKLTNAVTIPNGVSDGKVAPGVAPRDLNNKEFLSESPANVGKAGGQSIIDDYEGTTGLNSFGVPVAEIQMDGKVGKLKYVEGIKPFHTERFADYNRDSGNIWWDGLSGSWQNAVAAPHPDPVSGMHCWHHKVLLEPAQAGDKIGDIFVNYDNNFKVYQAWRDKLTRGLDSNSTLRRPRHIKRPWVNLDPSVYEVSIKS is encoded by the coding sequence ATGTATTTAGAAAGTAGAAGAACATTTTTAAAAGGGACCGCGCTCACTGTAGCGGGTGCCGCAATCGCTAAAGGAGTTTTTACCGTTGATGCAGCCGCTGAATCGGTAAAAGAGAGCAAATTCACCAACACTCCTGATAGCCTCTCATTCTATCCTCCTCAAGATCAATGGAACCATTTCCAAGAACTTAGCGGTGTAGATTGGAAACGTGGCGGTATTGATCGTCACGGTGTACAGAGTGAAAACAATCCTGATGGGATTTATGTAAATGATTTCATGATCGTTCCGACAGCGTGTTCGAACTGTGAAGCATCATGCGGACTTACTGCATGGATCGATAAAAAGACGTTTACCGTTAAAAAATACATGGGAAATCCTCTTCACCCCGCTTCACGCGGACGCAACTGTGCAAAAGGGTACGCGGTTCAATCGCAGATGTACGATCCTGACCGTATCCCTTTCCCGCTTAAACGTGCGCCGGGTTCAAAACGCGGAGAAGGTAAGTGGATCCGTACGACGTGGGATGAAGCGATGTCTACCATCGGTAAAAAAATGGCCGATACGATTCGTAAAGGGGATCTTCTCTCTAAAAAATCGGTCATGTACCATGTCGGTCGTCCAAATGAAAACGGCTTTGTTCCTCAAATTTGGGAAACATTGGGATTGGATTCGTATAACTCTCATACGAATATCTGTTCATCCAACGGTCGTACTCCGACGATCTGGACAGCGAACGATGACCGCACCAGTCCGGACTGGGCAAATGCAAAACTTATTTTCCTAAACTCCTCTCATGCAGCGGATGCGGGGCACTATTTTCAGCAATCAGCAAGCTTTATCGCCGATGCGCGTAAAAAAGGGGCTAAACTCGTCGTTATGGACCCACGTATGTCGAACTCTGCGGGGATGTCGGATTTATGGATCGCGGCATGGCCGGGGACGGAAGCAGCTATTTATCTCTATTTAGCGAATCGTATCCTCAGCGAAAATATGACGGATAAGAAGTTTGTGAAAAAATGGTTCAACTGGGAAACCTTGATGAACGATTCCGAGCATCTTAACTTTATGGTTGAAAAAGGTCAAATTACTAAACTTCCGGCAGACCGCAGCTTTGAGAGCTACATGGAGCTTTTGAAAGATATGTACGCTCCGTATACCCTTGAGTATGCAGTGAAAGAGACCCATGTTCCTGCCTATAAACTCGAAAAACTCTATGAGATGTTTATCTGGGCAGGTGATGCGATCTCTACCTATATCTGGCGTGCAGCGGCTGCGGGTAACCGTGGTGCGTGGATGGGCGGACGTTCAGCCTATTTCTGTATCGGACTTCGTGGAGCTATCGGAACCGAGGGGGGAACCTTCTTCCACCACTGGCACGTTATCTCTGTCTCCGGTAAAGGGGGGAGCGCTACCGTAGGTCAAGGGATCTCAGGTGCCGATGTACCGAAAGTACAAGCATGGAATGAGTTGACATGGCCTCCTGAATGGCCGTTATCAACGTATGAGCTCTCATATCTTCTTCCACACCTTTTGAGCGATACGGCGTGGCAGAAAAAATGGACAGATCGCGGATTGACCGTCCCAAGCAAATTGGCGGTTTATATTCCACGTATGTACAATCCGGTATGGATTAATCCGGACGGTTTCCGTTGGATCGAAGTGTTGAAAAATGAAGAGATCATGGAGCTTACCATGAACCTCTCTCCGGTATGGTCAGAAACCAACTGGTATATGGACTATGTTCTCCCTGTAGGTCTTGCGGGTGAACGCCATGACCAACACTCTGAAGCAACGATGCCGGCACGCTGGACAAGCTTCCGTCAGCCGGTATTGCGTGTAGCGTTGGAAAAATCGGGCTGGAAAGCTAAAAATCCTGCCCGTGCAACCCTCGAAGCACATATTAAAGCGGGTCTGGGTGAAGTGTGGGAAGAGAATGAGTTCTGGTTCCAACTATGTACCGATTATATCGATCCGGACGGGTCTCTCGGAATCAAAAAAATGTGGGAATCCAAACGTAATCCGGGTAAAACGGTCACCATCGCAGAGTGGTACGATGCGGCGTTCGGGGACAACTTGCCGAAACTCAAAGAGACGGCTACCAATGATCCACGTTATATGAACGAAGAGTTCCCGGTTTATTCGTATCTTCGTGATTACGGTGTATGGATGGAAGAGGATAAAATCTTCAATGCACAAGAGCGTGAACTCAAATTTGAAGACGGTGAAGTTATTTCACACGGCCACAAGTTCGCTGCGGGAACAATGAGTGTTGGAGCGGGTGGAGTGATCTCAGCGCAAGATCATCACGGTAAAGAGAAAAAAATCGGTATCGAGATTGACGGTAAAAAAATGGAAGGGTTTGCAACCCTGACGAAAAAACTCGAATTCTATACCCAATGGGCTACCGATTGGCATTGGAGAGAGTATGCAATGCCGTTCTATCCTCGTAACGAGGATGAGAAAAATGAATACATCCATCTTGTATCTCATGTTAACCATAAATACATGACGGAAGAGAATTCATTTGCACTCAATACGGTATTCCGTTTGCCGTATAACATTCATACCCGTTCAGCGAACTCGAAACATTTGATGGAGATCTCACAGAATCATGATCCGATCTGGATTTCGACGAAAGATGCAGCTCGTCTCGGCTTTAAACGCGGTGATGCGATCCGTGTTCGTATTGTGGATACGGTTTCTGGTTTAGAAGGGGGTCATTTCGTTGCGATGGCGGTTCCGACAGAGGGTGTTCTTCCGGGAACACTTGCCTGTTCACACCATGGCGGACGCTGGAAGCTCACCAATGCGGTTACGATTCCAAACGGTGTAAGTGATGGAAAAGTAGCGCCGGGCGTGGCACCGCGTGATTTGAATAATAAAGAGTTCCTCTCCGAATCTCCGGCGAATGTCGGTAAAGCAGGTGGACAAAGCATTATCGATGATTACGAAGGGACAACCGGGCTTAACAGCTTCGGGGTTCCGGTAGCTGAGATCCAAATGGACGGAAAAGTAGGCAAACTCAAATACGTCGAGGGGATTAAACCTTTCCACACAGAGCGTTTCGCTGACTACAACCGTGACTCCGGTAATATTTGGTGGGATGGTTTGAGCGGTTCATGGCAAAATGCCGTTGCGGCTCCTCATCCTGACCCTGTTTCGGGTATGCACTGCTGGCACCATAAGGTTCTTTTGGAACCGGCACAAGCGGGAGATAAAATCGGGGATATTTTCGTAAACTACGATAATAATTTTAAAGTCTACCAAGCATGGAGAGACAAATTGACGCGTGGTTTGGATTCAAATTCAACCCTTCGCCGTCCTCGCCATATTAAACGCCCTTGGGTCAATCTCGATCCATCGGTCTATGAAGTGAGTATCAAGTCCTAA
- a CDS encoding molecular chaperone TorD family protein, with protein sequence MDEIIARSNLYALLSRILLQELDVERLEILRNDETVLEFMPHWRDWEPRKEIESQKLLEEYLNPDFTNLSLLHLVPYETFYTRPDQMIETGGANPVTDIYSSYDFLVDYEVARVVSSDHIGIEMEFMHHLCEAQLKALEEGDHEAVQELINVQHNFLNSHLLKWAPMYLINMKYESRTPLYYDTAEMTLEFILSDNETLSALVSA encoded by the coding sequence ATGGATGAAATTATCGCACGCAGTAATTTATATGCGTTGTTATCACGAATATTGCTTCAAGAGTTAGATGTGGAACGTTTGGAGATTCTGCGAAACGATGAAACGGTTTTAGAATTTATGCCCCACTGGCGAGATTGGGAGCCGCGCAAAGAGATCGAATCGCAAAAGCTTTTGGAAGAGTATTTGAATCCTGATTTTACCAACCTATCACTCCTTCATTTGGTGCCGTATGAGACATTTTACACACGACCTGACCAGATGATCGAGACCGGGGGTGCCAATCCAGTGACCGATATTTACAGTTCTTACGACTTTCTCGTTGATTATGAAGTAGCTCGTGTCGTATCGTCCGATCATATCGGTATTGAGATGGAATTTATGCATCATTTGTGCGAAGCACAGCTTAAAGCACTCGAAGAGGGCGATCATGAAGCGGTACAAGAGTTGATTAATGTTCAACACAACTTTTTAAATTCCCATTTGCTCAAATGGGCACCGATGTATTTGATCAATATGAAATACGAGTCTCGTACTCCGCTTTATTACGACACGGCGGAGATGACGTTAGAATTTATCCTCTCTGATAACGAAACATTGAGTGCTTTGGTAAGCGCGTGA
- a CDS encoding 4Fe-4S binding protein — translation MSLLELSPAQCVRALSVNSLCSHCADVCPTSAIDLSGRLPSINQSLCVGCAGCVAVCPSEALKLDDFNPTELFFSFTADEENLLSCQKNIPCIAALSSEHLISLCSLKKGLVLDTGHCNSCDIGAKVLQVMGERVESANYLLEAIESEGNIIFEEIGYSNGEGEEPKDRRDFFKTFHLRGIAKVKHDFEKEVQSTTDEFIESVIDSSHTQELRAKKITDRRKLFFTALKRVEKSSQFHVVDAQMISFTSQKMMDETKCTACQMCYRVCPTAALTSDMRNSKIDFDPFLCVKCHLCHDVCESDAISVSTSYNLKEWFEPKVQNLITYLVRRCDECDALFSSVGGEKICRRCQLEEEEALELWGLNT, via the coding sequence GTGAGTCTTTTAGAGCTTTCTCCTGCACAATGCGTTAGAGCGCTCAGTGTTAATTCACTCTGCTCTCATTGCGCTGATGTTTGTCCTACGAGTGCTATTGACCTCTCAGGACGGCTCCCCTCTATCAACCAATCGCTTTGCGTCGGTTGTGCGGGGTGTGTGGCGGTATGTCCGAGTGAAGCATTAAAATTGGATGATTTCAATCCGACAGAATTGTTCTTTAGTTTTACTGCCGATGAAGAGAATCTCCTTTCATGCCAAAAAAACATTCCTTGTATTGCGGCTCTCTCCTCGGAGCATTTGATCTCATTGTGCAGCTTGAAAAAAGGTCTGGTGCTGGATACTGGGCATTGTAACAGCTGTGACATTGGAGCCAAAGTACTGCAAGTGATGGGCGAGAGGGTAGAGAGTGCAAATTATCTCTTAGAGGCCATTGAGTCAGAGGGAAATATTATTTTCGAAGAGATCGGTTACAGCAATGGTGAGGGTGAGGAACCTAAGGATCGGAGAGATTTTTTTAAAACCTTTCATTTGAGGGGGATTGCAAAAGTCAAACATGATTTTGAAAAAGAGGTTCAAAGTACAACCGATGAATTTATCGAATCGGTGATTGACAGCTCTCATACGCAAGAGCTGCGTGCCAAAAAAATTACCGATCGGCGAAAACTCTTTTTTACGGCACTGAAGCGGGTCGAAAAGTCATCACAGTTTCATGTTGTGGATGCCCAAATGATCTCTTTTACCTCTCAAAAAATGATGGATGAGACCAAATGCACTGCCTGTCAGATGTGCTATCGTGTTTGCCCTACTGCGGCACTCACTTCGGATATGCGTAATTCTAAGATCGATTTTGATCCGTTTTTGTGCGTCAAATGCCATCTATGCCATGATGTGTGTGAAAGTGATGCGATCAGTGTATCGACATCGTATAACCTCAAAGAGTGGTTTGAGCCAAAGGTGCAAAATCTTATCACCTATTTGGTACGCCGCTGTGATGAATGTGACGCTCTTTTCAGCTCCGTCGGGGGGGAAAAAATCTGCCGCCGCTGTCAGCTCGAAGAAGAGGAAGCTCTTGAATTGTGGGGATTGAATACATGA
- a CDS encoding diguanylate cyclase, with product MNFKLRAQIIIALIVLAVSSVFTFFHISNESRYAQERAQRSSGNVRMAFDSMVRDTEHFYIFRAYANIRSEGVLEAIKKHDTETLYRLTLPRYKTLCEENPSLSIMQFHAADGTSILRMHLKEHFGDNIAARRPMIRSVHKNHKMLTGFEGGIAGMAFRVVMPVFDNDIYVGALEFGIDTSYFIDKIKQMTGSENILMIHKDVLGAADGSLYQKGIGEYRYISISEEQKPYLSAFMDKNPLMNPKNIRIDEKDYEINPLYLHNSEGRKVGVILSINDVTGSYQNLLETILGSIILTVLLMALFWGLIEYTFGALIGKLNLQERYIKTILDSQKNIVLVTDGEQIIYANQAFSDYFGYLSIEKFRLEHACICDFFEAGESNEYLQPQMDGILWTDYLIQYNTKEHKVKMRVGEKVSIFTVHLQKMEYENQIRYVVVFTDITKLNELATLDVLTKVANRFQFDKVLEHSITLSQRYGRALSMMLIDIDHFKEINDNYGHLVGDEVLKILAQILRDGVRKSDVIARWGGEEFVILLPDSELSSATKLAEILRLRIAEYDFKLVKKITCSIGIVRWNEGENPDQLLKRVDEKLYYAKETGRNKIIS from the coding sequence ATGAATTTTAAGCTCCGTGCACAAATCATTATAGCCTTGATTGTTCTTGCGGTCTCTTCTGTATTTACTTTTTTTCATATCTCTAATGAGAGCCGTTACGCACAAGAGCGGGCACAACGCTCTTCAGGAAATGTCAGAATGGCGTTTGACTCGATGGTACGTGATACAGAACATTTTTACATTTTTCGAGCTTATGCCAATATACGCTCCGAAGGGGTACTCGAAGCAATCAAAAAACACGATACCGAGACACTCTATCGTTTAACTCTCCCAAGGTATAAAACGCTCTGTGAAGAAAACCCCTCTCTCTCCATCATGCAATTTCATGCTGCTGATGGAACCTCTATTCTACGGATGCACCTCAAAGAACACTTTGGAGACAATATCGCCGCACGCAGGCCGATGATTCGCAGTGTTCATAAAAATCATAAAATGCTCACCGGATTTGAAGGGGGAATTGCCGGAATGGCATTTCGTGTGGTGATGCCGGTATTTGATAACGATATCTACGTCGGCGCTTTGGAATTTGGAATCGACACCTCTTATTTTATCGATAAAATCAAACAAATGACAGGATCTGAAAATATTTTGATGATCCATAAGGATGTATTGGGTGCTGCTGATGGATCTCTATATCAAAAGGGGATCGGAGAGTATCGTTACATTAGTATCTCTGAAGAACAGAAGCCATATCTGAGTGCCTTTATGGATAAAAATCCATTGATGAACCCTAAAAATATTCGTATTGATGAGAAAGATTATGAGATCAATCCTCTCTATTTACACAATTCAGAAGGGCGAAAAGTTGGTGTCATCCTCTCCATTAATGATGTGACGGGCAGTTACCAAAACCTTTTGGAGACAATTTTAGGAAGTATTATCCTGACGGTGCTTTTAATGGCATTGTTTTGGGGATTAATTGAATATACATTTGGTGCGCTCATAGGGAAATTAAATCTTCAAGAACGGTACATCAAAACCATTTTGGATTCGCAAAAAAATATTGTTCTTGTAACAGACGGTGAACAGATTATTTATGCTAATCAGGCATTTTCTGATTATTTTGGGTATCTATCCATCGAAAAATTTCGTCTTGAACACGCGTGCATTTGTGATTTTTTTGAAGCAGGTGAATCCAATGAATATTTACAACCGCAAATGGATGGGATACTTTGGACCGACTATTTGATTCAATACAATACTAAAGAACACAAAGTAAAAATGAGGGTGGGTGAGAAGGTTTCAATTTTCACCGTTCACTTGCAGAAGATGGAATATGAGAATCAGATACGTTATGTAGTCGTTTTTACCGATATTACAAAATTGAATGAATTGGCAACGCTAGATGTTTTAACTAAGGTTGCTAATCGGTTTCAGTTTGATAAAGTCTTAGAACATTCGATTACATTATCGCAACGTTACGGTCGTGCTTTGTCCATGATGTTGATTGATATTGATCATTTTAAAGAGATAAATGATAACTATGGCCATTTGGTGGGAGATGAAGTCCTAAAAATATTAGCACAAATTTTGAGAGACGGAGTTCGTAAAAGTGATGTGATTGCACGGTGGGGAGGTGAAGAATTTGTCATTTTGCTTCCGGACAGTGAACTCTCATCGGCAACAAAACTGGCTGAAATACTCCGTTTAAGGATTGCTGAATACGATTTTAAGTTGGTTAAAAAAATTACCTGTTCAATCGGAATTGTACGATGGAATGAGGGGGAAAATCCGGATCAGCTTTTAAAGCGTGTTGATGAAAAACTTTATTACGCAAAAGAGACTGGACGGAATAAGATTATTAGTTAA
- a CDS encoding response regulator transcription factor, translated as MTPRILIVDDDASIRRLLAMTLAFAGFMTEGASTAKEGLKKGADEHFHLILLDLGLPDMSGVKFLERYREDEQTPVIVVSAIHDEADKIAALNAGADDYVTKPFNTDELIARINANLRRVPPAPETSPILIVKEMRMDISNRIVSIEDELIKLTPKEFKLLRVFMENQGKALTHAWLLKAIWGVGYQHETHYLRVFINQLRQKIETDPARPKWIMTETGIGYRFIG; from the coding sequence ATGACACCGCGCATTTTGATCGTGGATGATGATGCCTCTATCCGTCGGCTCTTGGCAATGACCCTAGCGTTTGCAGGCTTTATGACGGAGGGTGCTTCTACGGCAAAAGAAGGGCTGAAAAAAGGGGCAGATGAACATTTCCATTTGATTTTGCTCGATTTGGGGTTGCCGGACATGAGCGGAGTGAAATTTTTGGAGCGTTATAGAGAAGATGAACAAACCCCCGTTATCGTCGTCTCGGCGATCCATGATGAAGCGGATAAAATAGCCGCTCTCAATGCCGGAGCGGATGATTATGTCACCAAACCGTTTAACACCGATGAGCTGATTGCCCGCATCAATGCCAACCTGCGCCGCGTCCCTCCCGCACCAGAAACTTCACCGATTTTAATCGTGAAAGAGATGCGTATGGATATTAGCAATCGGATTGTGAGTATAGAGGATGAATTGATTAAATTGACACCCAAAGAGTTTAAACTACTTCGTGTGTTTATGGAAAATCAGGGGAAAGCCCTCACGCATGCATGGCTCCTTAAAGCGATCTGGGGAGTTGGCTATCAGCATGAGACCCACTATCTGCGGGTTTTTATCAACCAACTGCGTCAAAAGATCGAAACCGATCCTGCACGCCCAAAATGGATCATGACCGAAACGGGGATCGGATATCGGTTTATCGGCTAA